Proteins from a genomic interval of Scomber japonicus isolate fScoJap1 chromosome 10, fScoJap1.pri, whole genome shotgun sequence:
- the LOC128366703 gene encoding uncharacterized protein C18orf19 homolog A-like translates to MIMQRILIYGTLRRAAVVRPLLMGVTVHEPPVAFCCFALRLSPPTHTPTGQRWLSSSASSKAAHQPKHQPPEDEPQSSSAPPSQPLQKEEAGPGPSPGPVEVDPLQDKSIGLVQRFKRTFKQYGKVLIPVHLLTSSIWFGTFYYAAMKGVNVVPFLEMIGLPESLVSLLRDSSSGYALTAYAMYKIATPARYTATLGGTSLSVQYLRKHGYLSTPPPVTEYFQDKMEETKEKLSEKMEETKERLSEKMEETKGRFSEKMEETKDKFSEKLQETKDRVSEGKAFFRKKND, encoded by the exons atgatAATGCAGCGCATCCTAATCTACGGTACTCTGCGCCGGGCGGCAGTGGTGCGCCCCTTGCTGATGGGCGTCACCGTCCACGAACCGCCTGTAGCGTTTTGCTGCTTTGCCCTCCGCCTGTccccgcccacacacacacctacaggcCAGCGCTGGCTGTCGTCCTCAGCTTCCAGCAAGGCGGCACATCAGCCCAAACACCAGCCGCCTGAGGACGAGCCGCAGTCCAGCTCCGCACCTCCATCACAACCGCTCCAGAAAGAGGAAGCCGGTCCCGGTCCCAGTCCCGGTCCTGTAGAGGTGGACCCCCTGCAGGATAAGTCCATCGGTCTGGTCCAGAGGTTTAAGAGGACTTTCAAACAGTACGGGAAGGTGTTGATCCCCGTGCATCTGTTGACTTCCTCCATCTGGTTTGGAACCTTCTATTACGCTGCTATGAA AGGAGTGAATGTAGTGCCATTCCTGGAGATGATTGGTCTGCCAGAGTCACTAGTTAGCCTTTTGAGAGACTCTTCGAGTGGCTATGCTCTGACTGCATACGCCATGTACAAG aTCGCCACCCCCGCCAGATACACAGCGACTCTGGGTGGCACGTCGTTATCTGTTCAGTACCTCCGCAAGCACGGCTACCTATCCACACCGCCACCGGTCACAGAATACTTCCAGGACAAGATGGAGGAGACCAAGGAGAAACTGAGCGAAAAAATGGAGGAGACCAAGGAGAGGCTTTCCGAGAAAATGGAGGAAACGAAAGGACGCTTCTCAGAGAAAATGGAAGAGACTAAGGACAAGTTTTCCGAGAAACTGCAGGAAACCAAAGACAGAGTCTCCGAGGGGAAAGCATTTTTTAGGAAGAAAAACGATTAA